One Hemitrygon akajei chromosome 21, sHemAka1.3, whole genome shotgun sequence genomic region harbors:
- the LOC140714463 gene encoding solute carrier family 25 member 44-like isoform X1 — MQEKPNIRIIEWEDLDKRKFFSVGIFMTLSIRLAVYPVILIRTRLQVQRGWSHYNGTFDAFSKILKSEGVRGLYRGFLVNAFGLITGQSYITTYELVRMYVSEYSNNNTVKSFIAGGSASLVAQSFIVPFDVISQHLMIMGQKGYRGRLQLSQTTGGISQSFGQAKKVIIHIFRIDGPRGFYRGYLPALLTYVPNSAVWWPSYLFFAGM, encoded by the coding sequence ATGCAAGAGAAACCAAACATCCGGATAATAGAATGGGAGGACCTGGACAAGAGAAAGTTCTTCTCTGTTGGCATATTCATGACTCTGTCAATCCGCCTTGCAGTTTATCCTGTCATACTGATTAGAACAAGACTTCAGGTCCAAAGAGGCTGGAGTCACTACAACGGCACTTTTGATGCATTCAGTAAAATTTTAAAATCTGAGGGTGTACGAGGACTGTACAGGGGGTTTCTTGTGAATGCATTTGGCCTAATCACAGGCCAAAGTTATATTACAACTTATGAACTAGTACGCATGTATGTATCAGAGTATAGCAACAATAATACAGTTAAGTCGTTTATAGCAGGAGGATCAGCATCACTTGTGGCGCAGAGCTTTATAGTACCCTTTGATGTCATTTCTCAGCACCTGATGATCATGGGCCAGAAAGGCTACAGAGGTCGATTACAACTCTCCCAAACTACAGGAGGTATCAGTCAAAGCTTTGGCCAAGCAAAGAAGGTTATTATTCATATTTTTAGGATTGATGGCCCAAGAGGATTTTACAGAGGATATTTGCCTGCCTTGTTGACGTATGTTCCTAACAGTGCAGTATGGTGGCCTTCTTATCTCTTCTTTGCAGGCATGTAA